In the genome of Henningerozyma blattae CBS 6284 chromosome 5, complete genome, one region contains:
- the RSO55 gene encoding Rso55p (similar to Saccharomyces cerevisiae YLR281C; ancestral locus Anc_6.76) has protein sequence MFCHLNVVRITKPLCRNFNIQNGKVLIKKNKFPPRPKLGADDENDIEETFLHGGRGPGGQKINKTNSKVQLKHLPSGVIITCQETRSRARNRDIAREKLALKLAELKGDTRRQDALVEWEQQSKRSKAKKSRQKHEQAKMNRELERQRELEQEEKLIETMMNATGKAKTTR, from the coding sequence ATGTTTTGTCATTTAAATGTGGTGCGAATAACTAAGCCACTCTGTAGGAACTTCAACATACAGAATGGCAAGGTattgattaaaaaaaacaagttCCCACCTCGACCTAAATTGGGTGCAGATGATGAAAACGATATCGAAGAAACTTTTTTACATGGAGGTCGTGGCCCTGGAGGTCAAAAAATCAACAAGACCAATAGTAAAGTGCAATTGAAACATTTACCTAGTGGAGTTATTATAACCTGTCAAGAAACACGTTCCAGAGCACGTAATCGAGATATTGCCCGAGAGAAATTGGCTTTGAAATTGGCTGAATTGAAAGGTGATACAAGACGTCAAGATGCGTTGGTTGAATGGGAACAACAAAGCAAGAGGAGTAAAGCGAAAAAGAGTCGTCAAAAACATGAACAAGCAAAGATGAATCGAGAGTTGGAAAGACAGCGGGAATTGGAACAGGAGGAGAAGTTGATTGAAACGATGATGAATGCTACCGGCAAGGCAAAAACTACACGATGA
- the TBLA0E01150 gene encoding uncharacterized protein, translated as MSPKRAVERASPGAVDPGLLHNAQLTQPLVYITRALGAFYIYKALQIYTIHWEKKGKRKEKENQTQNIIHKSHTHKMSTLFKIIPNQFLPRRLSFDSKSKQDKHEEKQLPKKKLRKYKYTPHHTKYQLSPRLSFISEYFSDTDLQFSKIKPSNTDTFDYFYNAYDYNPTERNIIKHNNHYLYHTSTHHTSDNSIIADVDDLGIPFLSLNLG; from the coding sequence ATGTCCCCCAAACGAGCCGTGGAACGAGCATCACCAGGGGCCGTAGATCCGGGGTTATTACACAATGCCCAGCTTACTCAGCCTCTCGTTTATATTACACGTGCACTGGGGGCGTTTTACATATATAAGGCATTGCAGATTTATACAATACAttgggaaaaaaaaggaaaaagaaaagaaaaggaaaaccaaacacaaaatataattcacAAATCACACACACACAAGATGAGTACgctatttaaaataataccaaACCAATTTCTTCCAAGAAGACTTAGTTTCGATTCAAAATCTAAGCAAGACAAACATGAAGAAAAACAATTGCccaagaagaaattgagAAAATATAAGTACACGCCTCATCATACCAAGTATCAATTATCTCCAAGACTTTCATTCATTTCTGAATATTTTTCCGATACTGATTTACAATTTTCCAAGATAAAACCTTCCAATACCGATACTTTTGATTATTTCTATAATGCCTATGACTATAACCCTACAGAAAGAAATATCATCAAGCATAATAACCATTATTTATACCATACCAGCACTCATCATACATCCGATAATAGTATAATAGCCGATGTAGATGATTTGGGTATCCCATTTCTATCCTTAAACTTGGgctaa
- the TBLA0E01110 gene encoding uncharacterized protein (similar to Saccharomyces cerevisiae YLR278C; ancestral locus Anc_6.75) yields the protein MGRPKKDVSEKKLELFQLELERAGNNASQLIQDKRGRSRSCLLCRRRKQKCDHKLPSCTACLKAAVKCIQPTNYRAPSVNLSNSPVGSGTIDISGGGMPMPSGVPSGMPSGMPIGKSPPLNPGHVQKPNEDDKKNDYTKLLERKLKYLEKLIDLNPSGVTYKKKKENYKKITQFLGAIPPIEPHGSGSDTRRKNVKYSIPMLASDSLDSIDFSKCIFGKYNLKEFMMYDPAFEFNERLSRTFLDIFFNKIQFKYPLLNEAEIYAFHENYIRDDIYGYSEKSFHFNCGRVWMVYCISSCLCSPQGNGNSAANSETHEGYPSVRYFSTAVRHITKCGDQLGNMEKIELLTLLVLYLLRTDRDSIVLYEIIVDVMAIVKDVLGLNRGGYDEEHKRVFWCVYLLERMICVAVGKEYTIQEREVNVALMTDTHRYKFLNENIRLFRIESRFVTELKLLPQNKIHRSNESRTKHELQIVERYYKELEQWQLDEESIKNELNKYENEALKLNYYQSVRLLIEPYLEVLNTESKLFRECQSSAGRICQIYKNLNQRSKNGHSTPSVHTVFIAGVTLIYCMWLSRNQDDKRRRKLGDSSKHTRPLVSGSLFSNLDDLRACSICLYVMTERSGFARLFRDTFDQLMNATVGNLIERCGPDSSELIYISKKRHGKHHTDAGRQQRNRMLEGNPIPKSLSHLLIQEDKKEAEAQAEAEAEAQAQAQAQPNGDQDYPATTHAVSTPSSTGTGDLPLRSTQPAVAPAESATPTLSATAPLQVVKKPANSREFFDWETFQQQAFLQQQQAQQNLQIYLSTLNRELPAAGTPGLAAANTQMFEPESLAKDLQVQAQAQAQAQAQMQLQLQLQHRDTAAATLPGSQSSGQPVQTGFGLAIPAQTPTGAAPHAAHYAPHESVTDMITNISTWTNDSVTGFAQQCRKRQRRGVVDLAFFRLRRGVADGETRTRACVRRLCGSARLRLICGIIWALSPGSRGDSHVSFGFLLWCLSCLVFAFAVAFVVLWPLFRRCRCRFGRGVASSVACRRGIYSGCWRVFETKDCRLVVCLFACLLVCLLLLARLSCCLVA from the coding sequence ATGGGACGACCAAAAAAAGATGttagtgaaaaaaaattagaattgtTTCAATTGGAATTGGAACGAGCAGGTAACAATGCTTCACAATTGATACAGGACAAGAGGGGGAGATCAAGGTCGTGCCTGCTATGCAGAAGGCGGAAACAAAAATGTGATCACAAGTTGCCGAGTTGCACTGCGTGTTTGAAAGCTGCTGTGAAATGTATCCAGCCGACCAACTACCGAGCCCCGAGTGTGAATCTGAGCAATTCGCCGGTGGGATCTGGGACGATTGATATCAGTGGGGGAGGCATGCCTATGCCTAGTGGAGTGCCTAGTGGAATGCCTAGTGGAATGCCCATTGGCAAATCGCCCCCATTAAACCCCGGACATGTACAGAAACCAAATGAAGATGACAAGAAAAACGATTACACCAAGCTATTGGAGCGGAAgttgaaatatttggagAAACTGATTGATTTGAACCCGAGTGGTGTCACGtacaagaagaagaaggaGAATTACAAGAAAATCACCCAATTCCTGGGGGCGATCCCGCCGATCGAGCCTCATGGCAGCGGCAGTGACACACGACGGAAAAATGTGAAATATAGCATACCGATGTTGGCGAGCGATTCGCTGGATAGCATCGATTTCAGCAAGTGCATCTTTGGCAAGTACAATCTCAAGGAGTTCATGATGTACGACCCGGCGTTTGAGTTCAACGAACGGCTGTCACGGACGTTCCTGGAcatcttcttcaacaaGATCCAGTTCAAGTACCCGCTTTTGAACGAGGCCGAGATATATGCGTTCcatgaaaattatatacGAGACGACATATACGGGTATTCCGAAAAGAGCTTCCATTTCAACTGTGGCCGAGTATGGATGGTGTATTGTATTAGTTCTTGTTTGTGCAGCCCGCAAGGCAATGGCAACAGCGCTGCCAACAGCGAAACCCACGAAGGGTATCCCTCAGTCCGCTATTTTTCCACTGCAGTACGACACATCACGAAATGCGGCGACCAACTGGGCAACATGGAAAAGATCGAGTTGCTGACATTGCTCGTGCTGTATCTGTTGCGGACCGACCGCGACTCGATCGTCCTGTATGAGATCATCGTCGATGTCATGGCAATAGTCAAAGACGTGCTAGGGCTGAACCGAGGCGGGTATGACGAAGAACACAAACGGGTCTTTTGGTGTGTCTATCTGTTGGAACGCATGATCTGCGTTGCTGTCGGGAAGGAATACACGATCCAAGAACGCGAGGTCAATGTGGCACTGATGACCGATACCCACAGGTACAAATTTTTGAACGAGAACATCCGGCTGTTCCGCATCGAGAGTCGGTTTGTCACCGAGTTGAAACTGTTGCCCCAGAACAAGATCCACCGCAGCAACGAGAGCAGGACCAAGCACGAGTTGCAGATCGTCGAGCGCTACTACAAAGAGCTTGAACAATGGCAACTGGACGAAGAATCCATCAAGAACGAGTTGAACAAGTACGAGAACGAGGCCTTGAAGTTGAACTACTACCAAAGCGTGCGCCTGCTCATCGAGCCTTACTTGGAGGTCCTCAACACAGAAAGCAAACTCTTCCGCGAATGCCAAAGCAGTGCCGGCCGGATCTGCCAGATATACAAGAATTTGAACCAGCGCAGTAAAAACGGACATTCCACCCCGTCCGTCCACACCGTTTTCATAGCCGGAGTCACGCTTATCTATTGCATGTGGCTGAGTCGCAACCAGGACGACAAGCGAAGACGCAAGCTGGGCGACTCTTCAAAACACACCCGGCCTCTGGTCAGCGGCAGTCTATTCAGCAACCTGGACGACCTTCGAGCATGTTCCATCTGCCTCTATGTGATGACTGAACGATCTGGGTTTGCAAGACTGTTCCGTGACACCTTTGACCAACTGATGAACGCCACGGTCGGGAATCTGATCGAAAGATGTGGGCCTGATTCCAGCGAGTTGATATACATCTCCAAGAAACGCCACGGCAAGCACCACACCGATGCAGGCCGCCAACAGCGCAACCGCATGCTGGAGGGCAATCCGATCCCCAAGTCGCTTTCACACCTGTTGATCCAGGAAGACAAGAAGGAGGCCGAGGCACAGGCCGAGGCCGAGGCCGAGGCACAAGCACAAGCACAAGCACAGCCAAACGGCGACCAAGACTACCCTGCCACGACTCACGCTGTCTCCACGCCCAGCAGCACCGGCACTGGCGACCTCCCTCTACGCTCCACACAGCCTGCCGTGGCACCCGCGGAATCAGCAACCCCGACCCTGTCTGCCACCGCTCCCTTGCAAGTGGTGAAAAAACCCGCCAACTCACGGGAATTCTTCGACTGGGAAACTTTCCAGCAGCAGGCGTTTCTCCAGCAACAGCAGGCCCAGCAGAACCTGCAGATCTACCTGAGCACGCTGAACCGCGAACTGCCTGCAGCGGGCACGCCGGGACTGGCTGCCGCCAACACGCAGATGTTCGAGCCCGAGAGCCTGGCAAAAGATCTGCAGGTGCAGGCTCAGGCTCAGGCACAGGCGCAGGCGCAGATGCAGCTGCAATTGCAACTGCAACACAGAGACACGGCGGCAGCGACTCTGCCCGGCTCACAGTCATCCGGACAGCCCGTGCAGACTGGCTTCGGACTGGCAATCCCTGCACAGACCCCCACAGGCGCAGCCCCCCACGCTGCCCACTACGCGCCCCACGAAAGCGTCACCGACATGATCACCAACATCTCGACGTGGACCAACGACTCGGTGACTGGATTTGCTCAACAGTGCCGCAAACGACAAAGGCGGGGCGTGGTAGATCTCGCGTTTTTCCGTTTGCGGCGGGGCGTGGCGGATGGGGAAACGCGGACGCGAGCGTGCGTGCGCCGTCTGTGTGGGAGTGCGCGCCTGCGCCTTATCTGTGGCATTATCTGGGCCTTATCTCCAGGTAGTCGTGGTGACTCGCACGTTTCTTTTGGGTTTTTGCTTTGGTGTCTGTCTTGTTTGGTATTTGCATTCGCCGTTGCTTTTGTCGTTCTTTGGCCGTTGTTTCGGCGCTGCCGCTGCCGCTTTGGGCGTGGCGTGGCAAGCAGCGTGGCGTGTCGGCGGGGTATATATAGCGGGTGCTGGAGGGTTTTCGAGACAAAGGACTGCCGCTTGGTCGTTTGTTTGTTTGCTTGTTTGCTTGTTTGTTTGCTTTTGCTTGCTCGGCTGTCGTGTTGTCTGGTCGCTTAG
- the TBLA0E01140 gene encoding uncharacterized protein, which yields MYSSQNNLNVTYSQEYNNNILMSDNKDDKNYNFITEDEPNSIASTIIEGNSNEENYNRSTDDDDDEDFIEPTEEEMRTLKRVGGYIPARCWLMAVIELSERFSYYGLSAPFQNYMQNGPYDTPPGALSLNTQGATGLSYFFQFWCYITPIFGGYMADTYWGKYNTIWVGVISYICGIFILFMTSLPKLTSYSAAMGGFIVSIIIIGLGTGMIKANLSVMIAEQVPKRKRRIITRKDGTRVIEDPDITLQNVFMAFYFMINVGSLSVMATTELEARKGFWAAYLLPFCFFWVAVVVLMIGNKRFIKVPIGDKTISKSFKVVGILIKNKFNYESAKPSIHPECNYPWTDKFVEEIRRAIKACNVFYFYPIYWVCYGQMLNNFVTQGGQMELHDLPNDFLQVIDSIALIVFIPICERLIYPFVRRFTPLRPITKITIGFFFGSFSMVWAAVLQWFVYQKPPCYYHPTNCPNGPNHIHVCWQVPAYCLIALSEIFASITGLEYAYSKAPASMKSFIMSIFLFTTAIGSALGAALSPVSIDPKFTWQYVGLAVSCFIAGIAFWLCFSRYNDEEDELNNIDDQPDVIQISSENENDDLEAKNSIRSRVISTYPYESD from the coding sequence ATGTATAGCTCacaaaacaatttaaaCGTCACCTATTCCCAAGAatacaacaataatatccTCATGagtgataataaagatgaCAAGAATTATAATTTCATCACTGAAGATGAACCAAATTCTATTGCATCCACAATAATAGAAGGTAATTCcaatgaagaaaattataatcGTTCCactgatgatgatgatgatgaagatttcATCGAACCtacagaagaagaaatgaGAACTTTAAAACGTGTAGGTGGTTATATCCCTGCAAGATGTTGGTTAATGGCAGTCATTGAATTATCCGAAAGATTCTCATACTATGGTCTTTCGGCTCCTTTCCAAAACTATATGCAAAATGGTCCTTACGATACTCCACCAGGTGCCCTTTCGTTAAATACTCAAGGTGCTACAGGTTTGTCATACTTCTTCCAATTTTGGTGTTATATTACACCTATTTTTGGTGGTTATATGGCCGATACTTATTGGGGTAAATATAACACCATTTGGGTTGGTGTCATAAGTTATATATGTGgtattttcattcttttcATGACTTCATTACCTAAATTAACTTCTTACTCTGCTGCTATGGGTGGGTTTAttgtttcaattattatcattggGTTAGGTACTGGTATGATTAAAGCAAACTTGTCTGTTATGATTGCTGAACAAGTTCCCAAACggaaaagaagaattattacaCGGAAAGATGGTACAAGAGTCATTGAAGATCCAGATATCACTTTGCAAAACGTTTTCATGGCTTTCTATTTCATGATTAATGTCGGTTCTCTATCGGTTATGGCTACTACAGAATTAGAAGCTCGTAAGGGGTTCTGGGCTGCTTATTTGTTACCATTTTGCTTCTTTTGGGTTGCCGTTGTTGTGTTGATGATTGgtaataaaagatttattaaagtaCCTATTGGTGATAAGACAATCTCTAAATCATTCAAAGTTGTTGGTATtttaatcaaaaataaattcaattatgAATCTGCCAAACCATCTATTCACCCAGAATGTAATTATCCTTGGACTGATAAATttgttgaagaaattagaaGAGCCATTAAGGCTTGTAATGTGTTTTATTTCTATCCAATCTATTGGGTTTGTTATGGTCAGATGTTAAATAATTTCGTCACTCAAGGTGGTCAAATGGAATTACATGATTTACCAAACGATTTCTTACAAGTCATTGATTCTATTGCCTTGATTGTATTTATTCCAATTTGTGAAAGATTAATCTATCCATTTGTAAGAAGATTTACACCTTTGAGACCAATTACCAAGATCACCATTGGGTTTTTCTTTGGTTCATTCTCCATGGTTTGGGCTGCCGTCTTACAATGGTTTGTTTATCAAAAGCCACCATGTTATTATCACCCAACCAATTGTCCTAATGGACCAAATCATATCCATGTCTGCTGGCAAGTTCCTGCTTATTGTTTGATTGCTCTTTCTGAAATTTTTGCATCAATCACTGGTTTAGAATATGCTTATTCCAAAGCTCCTGCATCTATGAAATCATTTATCATGTctattttccttttcacAACAGCTATAGGTTCTGCCTTAGGTGCTGCATTATCACCAGTCTCCATCGACCCAAAATTCACATGGCAATACGTTGGTTTAGCCGTTTCATGTTTCATTGCAGGTATTGCATTCTGGTTGTGTTTCAGTAGatataatgatgaagaagatgaattaaataatattgatgatcAACCTGATGTTATTCAAATCTCATCTGAAAACGAAAATGACGATTTAGAAGCCAAGAATTCTATTAGATCAAGAGTCATTAGTACATATCCCTACGAAAGTGACTGA
- the PUT7 gene encoding Put7p (similar to Saccharomyces cerevisiae YLR283W; ancestral locus Anc_6.77) has product MWKLSRHPIFNNPFRLVRSKYIHPLRLSLPSPFTFPNYLSTNANSTDDETSVELIEKLPIEVSMTGQNLRHTTAQNQLDTAKFYDLLIKEGGFTPRQSLLILHLIMQILNENFYNHYNIKFLRNMELENEEHLFHTAENELKSAVQISRDTLLNEQHLQLIKLIRDLDSLQDEINEMVINLLQNESKVAFHNQKSENTLLQQRIKLDLSDCNNKIGTEIMGNLRSDIENFRWQTTRSGLIAVLALVFSIMAGVNISKQREAPGNPTSSPPSPLISKMI; this is encoded by the coding sequence ATGTGGAAATTATCTCGACATCCAATCTTCAATAACCCCTTCCGTTTGGTAAGATCCAAATATATCCATCCATTACGTCTGTCACTTCCTTCACCTTTCACTTTCCCTAATTATCTTTCTACCAATGCAAATTCCACAGATGATGAAACTTCCgtagaattaattgaaaaattaccTATTGAAGTCTCCATGACAGGTCAAAACTTAAGACACACCACTGCTCAAAATCAACTCGATACTGCTAAATTCTATGATCTGTTAATTAAAGAAGGTGGCTTCACCCCTCGACAATCCCTATTAATCTTGCACCTCATAATGCAAATCTTGAACGAAAATTTCTATAACCATTACAATATCAAATTCTTGAGAAATATGGAATTGGAAAATGAAGAACATTTGTTCCATACTGctgaaaatgaattgaaatcCGCCGTACAAATATCAAGAGATACTCTTTTAAATGAACAACATTTacaattgattaaattGATTCGTGATTTGGATTCATTAcaagatgaaattaatgaaatggtaatcaatttattacaaaatgaATCAAAAGTGGCCTTCCATAATCAAAAATCAGAAAACACTCTATTACAACAAAGAATCAAATTGGATCTATCCGATTGTAATAACAAGATCGGAACAGAAATTATGGGGAATTTAAGATCAGATATAGAAAATTTTAGATGGCAAACAACGCGAAGTGGCTTGATTGCTGTCTTGGCATTGGTTTTCTCCATAATGGCAGGGGTTAATATTTCCAAGCAAAGAGAGGCGCCGGGCAACCCCACAAGCAGCCCCCCCTCCCCACTGATAAGCAAAATGATTTAG
- the TBLA0E01080 gene encoding enoyl-CoA hydratase/isomerase family protein (similar to Saccharomyces cerevisiae ECI1 (YLR284C) and DCI1 (YOR180C); ancestral locus Anc_6.78) — protein sequence MMKELNSNKIQYSIDGPLFIIKLNCPRSLNALGGIDYIYLATLLEKAEKTPEIYFTVLQSTGRYFSSGADFGSISKANELNEPPLLLWLDNFLSRNTFVTDKFAKHSKILVCCLNGPAIGFSAALVALCDIVYSMNDKVFLLCPFANLGLVTEGGTCITLPLKLGNNLAFEKLMFSEPITFDDLKGKIINKNYNLQDVNEFNMCVLKYLKDKIEKLYLPSLTNMKNLIQNTTAQLLSSANSNEVNEAMKYWVDGEPPRRFVELKSKKRTNKM from the coding sequence ATGAtgaaagaattgaattcaaataaaatccAATATTCTATTGATGGTCCCTTattcattatcaaattgAATTGTCCTCGAAGTTTAAATGCATTAGGTGGAAttgattatatatatttggcCACGTTATTAGAAAAAGCAGAAAAAACCCctgaaatttattttacagTATTACAAAGTACTGGAAGATATTTTTCTAGTGGAGCAGATTTTGGTAGTATCTCCAAGgctaatgaattaaatgagccaccattgttattatggttggataattttttatctcGAAATACATTTGTTACAGATAAGTTTGCCAAACATTCCAAGATTCTTGTCTGTTGTTTAAATGGGCCTGCAATTGGATTTTCTGCTGCATTGGTAGCGTTGTGTGATATTGTTTATTCAATGAATGATAAAGTGTTTCTATTATGTCCCTTTGCTAATTTAGGACTTGTCACTGAAGGTGGGACTTGTATAACATTACCATTAAAATTGGGTAATAATTTagcttttgaaaaattaatgtttAGTGAACCAATTACATTTGATGATTTGAAAGGAAAGATAATTAACaagaattataatttacaagatGTTAATGAGTTTAATATGTGTgttcttaaatatttgaaagacaaaattgagaaattatatttaccaagtttaacaaatatgaaaaatttgattcaaAACACTACGGCACAACTTTTAAGTAGTGCGAATTCTAATGAAGTGAATGAAGCTATGAAATATTGGGTTGATGGAGAACCACCAAGAAGGTTTGTTGAATTGAAATCTAAAAAGAGAACAAATAAGATGTGA
- the TBLA0E01130 gene encoding uncharacterized protein (similar to Saccharomyces cerevisiae PIG1 (YLR273C) and GAC1 (YOR178C); ancestral locus Anc_6.70), translating into MSTPSHRSSHSLKSSLKLKTNPNASSHLHDLPNKTHSKSLSLSHLRTSSASSIDSASTTSSTASNKSVRFAADLCKVKSFHKNDKPINISEQQSPILFNNHISSMGNLLLLLNDDDDDDDDNDDDDFFYNDSFALDDTSLLLTSERFFHHPTAQSHTPKHNKNIFFWNDDTNNSSDSSSSFSDDCEFVAPDDKSSLPEPHPHSSSFNLINTKLIYSNIPPTSTSIIDQTKNNNIKLNSLDFNPHANTIEGSIYLQNLNFEKFVQIKYTFNNWNSINFITAFYNKPIQQNIDEFKFVINLNSLKYLINNQLQLNNNNCQETHLLDIQFCLKYDVLNETFYDNNNYNNYNIKITFQKQFHYNRPSHTIKKLAKPLDPSASVPSPSPPPVVLPAVKTAHTSARKFNDNTDYFNSSPLKHLYHFDSQKKNDSRKKKKQQNVVQEQEQEQEQEQEQEQEQEQEQEQEQEQEQVQTQAQVQTQPHPQPQPQLVSPPPVVVVPTTPRTSSKYRYSDLNISTSINGSPTAKHPSFSSLSSTSSSSSSSSTSSSSSSASSYSSADSSFLKDHSTLFIPRYDPLHVLTSKNLHSHQSIINETNDDTSQLSSDDDDDDDFHSIITDTPLLPDSFISSTSPHLKKKITTTNFTKHNNYSAYSNSNDSNDTLVISSSPIPQISNPFNHHHSLSPSPSPNLFPQLSPSPSNTPNPFMSPTLSPSPTPFVTPLQNNNPQTNSFTKLKLPTPTNLNNNTSISINTRKFISNPSNKFDYKAFINDYKNYTSKNYNNNSNNNNNNSNNTKNFITTSTNS; encoded by the coding sequence ATGTCCACCCCCTCCCACAGGTCCTCGCACTCCTTGAAATCGTCGTTGAAGTTGAAGACCAATCCAAACGCCTCTTCTCATTTGCATGATTTGCCCAACAAAACACACTCCAAATCCCTCTCCCTCTCCCACTTGCGTACTTCCTCCGCGTCCTCCATCGACTCCGCAAGTACCACTTCGAGCACCGCTTCCAACAAGTCGGTGAGGTTTGCCGCGGATCTCTGCAAGGTCAAGTCCTTCCATAAAAACGATAAACCAATCAATATCTCGGAACAACAATCTCCGATACTCTTCAACAACCACATCTCTTCCATGGGCAATCTGCTGTTGCTTCTGAACGACGACGACGACGACGACGACGACAACGACGACGATGATTTTTTCTACAACGATTCCTTCGCACTAGACGATACTTCGTTGTTGTTAACTTCGGAACGCTTCTTCCACCACCCCACTGCACAATCACATACCCCCAAACACAACAAAAACATCTTCTTTTGGAATGACGATACAAATAATTCCTCCGattcctcctcctccttCTCCGATGATTGTGAGTTTGTTGCTCCTGATGACAAATCCTCCTTGCCCGAACCACACCCTCATTCCTCCTCCTTCAATTTGATTAATACAAAACTTATATACTCAAACATCCCTCCCACTTCTACTTCCATTATAGACCAAAccaaaaacaacaacatcaAATTAAACTCCTTGGATTTCAACCCTCATGCAAACACCATCGAGGGCTCTATATATCTacagaatttgaatttcgAAAAATTCGTCCAAATTAAATACACTTTCAACAACTGGAATTCCATAAATTTCATCACCGCTTTCTACAACAAACCTATCCAACAAAATATCGACGAGTTCAAATTCGTAATAAACTTGAACTCCTTGAAATATCTCATCAACAACCAGTTGCAATTGAACAACAACAACTGCCAAGAGACCCATCTACTAGATATCCAATTTTGTTTGAAATACGATGTTTTGAACGAAACTTtttatgataataataattacaaCAATTACAATATCAAAATCACTTTTCAAAAACAATTCCATTACAACAGACCGTCACATACAATTAAGAAATTGGCCAAACCACTGGACCCATCTGCGTCTGTCCCTTCCCCTTCCCCACCTCCTGTCGTGCTCCCTGCTGTGAAAACAGCTCACACTTCGGCTAGAAAgtttaatgataatactgattatttcaattcttcGCCTTTGAAACATTTGTACCATTTTGATTCTCAAAAGAAGAATGATTctagaaagaaaaagaaacaacAAAATGTGGTGCAAGAGCAAGAGCAAGAGCAAGAGCAAGAGCAAGAGCAAGAGCAAGAGCAAGAGCAAGAGCAAGAGCAAGAGCAAGAGCAAGAGCAAGTGCAAACACAAGCGCAAGTGCAAACACAACCCCATCCCCAACCCCAACCCCAACTTGTCTCCCCTCCCCCAGTCGTCGTGGTCCCCACTACTCCTCGCACCTCTTCGAAATATAGATATTCCGATCTAAACATTTCCACTTCTATCAATGGTTCTCCAACGGCAAAACATCCTTCATTCTCTTCTCTTTCCTCCActtcctcctcctcctctTCTTCCAGCACCTCATCTTCCTCCTCAAGTGCCTCTTCCTATTCTTCCGCAGATTCCTCCTTCTTAAAGGATCATTCCACACTTTTTATCCCCAGATATGATCCATTACACGTTCTCACTTCCAAAAATCTTCATTCCCATCAATCCATTAtaaatgaaacaaatgATGATACTTCTCAATTGTCAAGTGATGAcgatgacgatgatgatttCCATAGTATAATCACAGATACCCCTTTGCTACCGGATTCATTCATCTCATCCACTTCTCctcatttgaaaaagaaaatcacTACTACTAATTTCACAAAACATAACAATTATTCTGCATACTCAAACTCAAATGATTCAAACGATACTTTAGTAATCTCTTCTTCTCCAATCCCTCAGATTTCAAACCCGTTCAACCATCACCATTCTCTTTCTCCTTCTCCTTCTCCAAACTTGTTCCCTCAATTGTCACCTTCTCCTTCAAACACTCCAAACCCATTCATGTCCCCGACTTTATCACCTTCTCCTACTCCGTTTGTCACTCCTTTGCAAAACAACAACCCTCAGACAAACTCATTtactaaattaaaattaccAACTCCAACTAACCTAAACAACAATACATCTATATCAATAAACACTAGAAAATTCATTTCAAATCCTTCAAATAAATTCGATTATAAAGCATTTATAAATGATTACAAGAATTATACTTCCAAGaattataacaataacagcaacaacaacaacaacaacagcaacaacacaaaaaattttataacaACATCAACTAATTCATGA